GCCCGATGGAGACCCCACTCAGCGGCGGGCGGGGCAGGGGAGCCGTGCGCTCATCCCTGTCGAGCCTGGAGGTGGACCTCCGGCTCTTTGGCATGGTTGCGGCGCTCGCCGTCCTGTGGCTGTCCTTCAACGTCCTCTCCGACGGGCTGTTCCTGACCCCGCGCAACCTTTGGAACCTGTCCGTGCAGTCGGCGGCGGTCGCCGTCATGACGACGGGCATGGTGCTGATCATCGTGTCTCGCAACATCGACCTGTCGATCGGATCGGTGCTGGGCTTCACGGCCATGATCATGGCTCTGCTTCAGACGGAGTGGATCCCCAACGGCTTGGGCCTGGGTCTGGGTCAGCCGTACACCTGGATCATCGTGGTCATCATCGGAATCGCCCTTGGCGCGCTGATCGGCGCTCTCCAGGGATTCGTGATCGCCTTCATGGGAGTCCCTTCCTTCATCGTTACCCTGGGCGGCCTCCTCATCTGGCGCGGCGCGGCCTTCCAGCTGGCGAGTGGCCGGACGATTGCCCCGCTCGACAGCACATTTCAGCTCCTCGGCGGTGGGCCGAAGGGGTCGCTTGGCGAAACCCTGAGTTGGATCGTCGCCGGAATCGCGATCATCGCCATCGGCATCGGTCTCGTCGCCAATCGCCGCCGCCGCCGCCGCTACGGATTCCCGGTGCGCCCGATATGGGCCGACGTCGGGATCGGCGTCATCGGGAGTCTCGTGGTGGCCACCGCCGTCTGGGTCTGCAACAGCTACTTATGGCCCCCGGCCCTGGCGGAGGCGTATGCCATCGAGAACGGGATCCCCATCCCGCCGGGAGGTCTCATCATCCCGACCGGGATCGCGATCCCGGTCCTCATGGCGATCGGCATCGCCGTCCTCATGGCATTCCTCGCTTCTCGACGCAAGTTCGGCCGCTACGTGTACTCCATCGGCGGCAACCCGGAGGCCGCGGTGCTGGCCGGCGTCAACACCCGCTGGACGATCATGAGGGCGTTCATCGTCATGGGGATGCTCGCCGCCGTCGCCGCCGTCATCACCACGGCGCGCCTGAACGCGGGGACGTCCGCCCTGGGAACTGGGGTCGAGCTGCAGGTCATCGCGGCGGCCGTCATCGGCGGGACCTCGTTCGCCGGTGGCATCGGTACGATCGCCGGTGGCGTGCTCGGGGCCGTCGTCATGCAGTCTCTGTCGACGGGCATGACCCTGATCGGGGTTGAGAACTCGACGCAGGATATGGTCGCTGGGGTCGTGCTCATTGGCGCGGTCGGGTTCGACAGCTGGCTTCGGCGGCGCCGGGCGTGAGCAGGAGGGAGACCGCATGACTGACCAGGATCCTTCGACCTCCGTGACCGACTCGACGGCCCCGCCGCTCGTCGAGATGCGCAGCATCCGCGTCTCGTTCGGCGGCGTCCATGCGGTGAACAATGTCACGGTCGACCTCCATGCAGGCGAGGTCGTGGGGCTCGTCGGTGGGAACGGGGCCGGGAAGTCCACCCTGATCAGGACCCTGTCCGGTGCGCATCCGCCGGACGACGGCGAGATCTACATCGACGGCGAGAAGGTCTCGATCGCCAATCCGCACGAGGCGAGGAAGTACGGGATCGAGACGATTTACCAGACGCTGGCGCTCGCCGACAACGTGGACGCCGCGGCCAACCTGTTCCTCGGCCGCGAGATCACCACCAGGCTCGGCTCATTGCACGACGCCGCCATGGAGTCGGCGACCCGGGAGGTCATGGGACGGCTCAATCCAAAGTTCAGGAACTTCAAGGTCCCAGTGGCGTCCCTGTCCGGCGGCCAGCGCCAGTCGGTCGCCATCGCCCGGGCGGTGTACTTCAACGCCCGGATCCTGATCATGGACGAGCCCACGGCGGCTCTTGGGCCGGCGGAGACCGAGCAGGTCCGCGAGCTTGTCAGTCAGCTGAAGGCCCAGGGGATCGGCATCTTCCTCATCAGCCACGACATCCACGATGTCTTCGACCTGGCAGACCGGATCAGCGTCATGCTCCAGGGCAAGTTGGTGGGCACGGTCGACAAGCACAAGGTGACCAAGGACGAAGTCCTGGCCATGATCATCATCGGGAAACTTCCCGAGCAGGTCTCCGAAACGGAGATGGCCCAGCTGATCACGTGATCGCACCGGCGCCCACGTGCGCCGACCGAAACCGAGGATGAGCGGACGAAGGTGGATGTCGGCGATCGCGTCGAAGTAGTGGTCGCGGCCAATGCGCGGCTGGCCGAGGGTCCCGTCTGGGATGCGCGTTCTGGTCGACTCGTCTGGATCGACGTTCTCGCCAAACGGATCTTCCTCACCGATGCCCGAACCGGTACCAGCGACGTGATCGAGGTGCCGCTCCACGTCGGCGCGGTCGTGCCCCGGGCGAACGGCGGGTTCGTGGCCGCGCTCCAGGACGGCTTCTGGGTCGTCGGGATGGGGTCGCCCTATCCGATGGCCCGCATTCCCGAGGCCCGGCCGGACCTGCGATTCAACGACGGCAAGTGCGACCCTGCGGGGCGATTCTGGGCGGGCACGATGGCCTACGACGAATCGCCGGCGGCTGGTGCCCTGTATCGCCTCGACGCGGATGCTCGAGCGACGCAGGTGCTCAGTGGGGTGACGATCTCCAATGGGCTTGCCTGGAGCGTCGACGGGCGCACGATGTACTTCATCGACACCCCAACGCAGCGGATCGACGCCTTCTCGTTCACGCCATCGACCGGGGAGATCGGCGATCGGCGCCCGCTGGTGCACATCTCCCCCGAGATCGGGGCGCCTGACGGCATGACCATCGACGCGGAAGGGGGGCTGTGGGTCGCCCTTTGGGGCGGCGCGGCCGTGCATCGCTACCTTCACGGTCGCCTCGACCGGGTCATCAAGCTGCCGGTCACCCAGCCGACGAGCTGCGCGTTCGGGGGCGAGAACCTGGACGAACTTTTCGTTACCTCGGCTTCCGAAGGGCTTTCGGCGGAGGAGCGC
The sequence above is a segment of the Chloroflexota bacterium genome. Coding sequences within it:
- a CDS encoding sugar ABC transporter permease; the protein is MTTEAGPMETPLSGGRGRGAVRSSLSSLEVDLRLFGMVAALAVLWLSFNVLSDGLFLTPRNLWNLSVQSAAVAVMTTGMVLIIVSRNIDLSIGSVLGFTAMIMALLQTEWIPNGLGLGLGQPYTWIIVVIIGIALGALIGALQGFVIAFMGVPSFIVTLGGLLIWRGAAFQLASGRTIAPLDSTFQLLGGGPKGSLGETLSWIVAGIAIIAIGIGLVANRRRRRRYGFPVRPIWADVGIGVIGSLVVATAVWVCNSYLWPPALAEAYAIENGIPIPPGGLIIPTGIAIPVLMAIGIAVLMAFLASRRKFGRYVYSIGGNPEAAVLAGVNTRWTIMRAFIVMGMLAAVAAVITTARLNAGTSALGTGVELQVIAAAVIGGTSFAGGIGTIAGGVLGAVVMQSLSTGMTLIGVENSTQDMVAGVVLIGAVGFDSWLRRRRA
- a CDS encoding ATP-binding cassette domain-containing protein; this translates as MTDQDPSTSVTDSTAPPLVEMRSIRVSFGGVHAVNNVTVDLHAGEVVGLVGGNGAGKSTLIRTLSGAHPPDDGEIYIDGEKVSIANPHEARKYGIETIYQTLALADNVDAAANLFLGREITTRLGSLHDAAMESATREVMGRLNPKFRNFKVPVASLSGGQRQSVAIARAVYFNARILIMDEPTAALGPAETEQVRELVSQLKAQGIGIFLISHDIHDVFDLADRISVMLQGKLVGTVDKHKVTKDEVLAMIIIGKLPEQVSETEMAQLIT
- a CDS encoding SMP-30/gluconolactonase/LRE family protein: MDVGDRVEVVVAANARLAEGPVWDARSGRLVWIDVLAKRIFLTDARTGTSDVIEVPLHVGAVVPRANGGFVAALQDGFWVVGMGSPYPMARIPEARPDLRFNDGKCDPAGRFWAGTMAYDESPAAGALYRLDADARATQVLSGVTISNGLAWSVDGRTMYFIDTPTQRIDAFSFTPSTGEIGDRRPLVHISPEIGAPDGMTIDAEGGLWVALWGGAAVHRYLHGRLDRVIKLPVTQPTSCAFGGENLDELFVTSASEGLSAEERSAQPLAGAVFRLRPGVRGMAAATFFGA